A segment of the Streptomyces sp. NBC_00376 genome:
CCCCGTACACCTGGGCGCCGGAGAACGCGGCCGTGCCCAGCACATGGTCGAAATGGGGATGGCTGAGTGCGATATGCGTCACCCTCCGGCCGAGCAGGGCCTGCGTCTGGGCCCGCACCTCGGCGCCCTCGCGGAGCGTCGATCCGGTGTCGTAGAGGAGCACTCCGTCCGTTCCCGACACCAGTGCGACCGTCGCGTCCCACCCGGGAAGGCGCCTCCGCCCCACTCCGCGACCGAGTCGCTCCCAGCCGAACTCTTCCCAAGAGGCATCCATACCGTGACGCTATCCGCAAACCACCTGTGAGGTCGCGAGGTAGCGTGGTCGGTCGCCCTTGCTAGGTCCCCACTCGGCCGCCGTACACTGGCCGGGGGGTTGCTGGCACTCGCGTTGACAGAGTGCCAGGCGGATTCCTGGGCAGAGAAACAGGAACGACCCGAGAACCAACGAGGAAACACAGCTGGAGGTGTGCGCGATGCTCAGCGAACGCAGACTCGAAGTGCTTCGCGCCATCGTCCAGGACTATGTCGGCACGGAGGAGCCCGTCGGCTCCAAGGCGCTCACCGAGCGGCACAAGCTGGGAGTCTCCCCGGCAACCGTCCGCAACGACATGGCGGTGCTGGAGGACGAGGGCTTCATCGCCCAGCCCCACACCAGCGCGGGACGCATTCCGACGGACAAGGGCTACCGGCTCTTCGTCGACAAGCTCGCGGGGGTCAAGCCCCTCTCGACGCCGGAACGTCGCGCCATTCACAATTTCCTCGACGGCGCGGTCGACCTCGACGACGTCGTGGGCCGCACCGTACGGCTGCTCGCGCAGCTGACCCGGCAGGTCGCCATCGTGCAGTACCCCTCGCTGACCCGCTCGACGGTGCGGCACGTGGAACTGCTCTCCCTGGCACCCGCCCGGCTGATGCTCGTGCTCATCACGGACACCGGCCGGGTCGAACAGCGCATGATCGACTGCCCCGCCCCGTTCGGCGAGACCTCTCTCGCCGATCTGCGGGCCCGGCTCAACAGCCGGGTCGTCGGACGCCGCTTCGCGGACGTCCCGCAGCTGGTGCAGGACCTGCCGGAATCCTTCGAGAGCGAGGACCGGGGAACCGTGTCCACCGTGCTCTCCACCCTGCTCGAAACCCTCGTCGAGGAGACGGAGGAGCGGCTGATGATCGGCGGCACCTCCAACCTCACCCGCTTCGGGCACGACTTCCCGGTGATGATCCGGCCGGTGCTGGAGGCACTGGAGGAGCAGGTCGTGCTGCTGAAGCTGCTCGGCGAGGCCAAGGACTCGGGCATGACCGTACGTATCGGGCACGAGAACGCCCACGAAGGGCTCAACTCCACGTCCGTCGTCGCGGTCGGCTACGGTTCGGGCGACGAGGCAGTCGCCAAACTCGGCGTGGTCGGACCGACCCGCATGGACTACCCCGGAACGATGGGAGCGGTACGCGCAGTGGCACGTTACGTCGGACAGATCCTGGCGGAGTCGTAAGTGGCCACGGACTACTACGCCGTACTCGGCGTGCGCCGCGACGCATCTCAGGACGAGATCAAGAAGGCATTCCGGAGGCTCGCCCGCGAGCTGCACCCGGATGTGAACCCCGATCCGAAGACCCAGGAGCGGTTCAAGGAGATCAACGCCGCCTACGAGGTGCTGTCGGACCCGCAGAAGAAGCAGGTCTACGACCTCGGCGGCGACCCGCTGTCCGCCTCCGGCGGCGGTGGCGCGGGCGGATTCGGACAGGGCGGCTTCGGCAACTTCTCCGACATCATGGACGCGTTCTTCGGTACGTCGTCGCAGCGCGGGCCCCGTTCGCGCACCCGGCGCGGCCAGGACGCGATGATCCGTCTGGAGATCGATCTCGCCGAGGCGGCGTTCGGCACCACCAAGGACATCCAGGTCGACACGGCCGTCGTCTGTACGACGTGCAGCGGTGAGGGCGCCGCCCCAGGCACCTCCGCCCAGACCTGTGACATGTGCCGCGGCCGCGGCGAGGTCTCCCAGGTCACCCGGTCCTTCCTCGGCCAGGTCATGACCTCGCGGCCCTGCCCGCAGTGCCAGGGCTTCGGCACGGTCGTGCCGACCCCGTGCCCGGAGTGCGCCGGTGACGGCCGCATCCGCTCGCGGCGCACGCTCACCGTGAAGATCCCCGCCGGTGTCGACAACGGCACCCGCATCCAGCTCGCGGGCGAGGGCGAGGTCGGCCCCGGCGGCGGCCCGGCCGGCGATCTGTACGTGGAGATCCACGAGCTCTCGCACTCGGTGTTCCAGCGCCGCGGCGACGACCTGCACTGCACGGTCACCATCCCCATGACGGCGGGCGCGCTCGGCACCAAGGTGCCGCTGGAGACGCTCGACGGCCTGGAGGAGGTCGACATCCGGCCGGGCACCCAGTCCGGCCAGTCGGTGCCGCTGCACGGCCGCGGCATCACGCATCTGCGGGGCGGCGGGCGCGGCGACCTGATCGTGCACGTCGAGGTGATGAC
Coding sequences within it:
- the hrcA gene encoding heat-inducible transcriptional repressor HrcA, with the protein product MLSERRLEVLRAIVQDYVGTEEPVGSKALTERHKLGVSPATVRNDMAVLEDEGFIAQPHTSAGRIPTDKGYRLFVDKLAGVKPLSTPERRAIHNFLDGAVDLDDVVGRTVRLLAQLTRQVAIVQYPSLTRSTVRHVELLSLAPARLMLVLITDTGRVEQRMIDCPAPFGETSLADLRARLNSRVVGRRFADVPQLVQDLPESFESEDRGTVSTVLSTLLETLVEETEERLMIGGTSNLTRFGHDFPVMIRPVLEALEEQVVLLKLLGEAKDSGMTVRIGHENAHEGLNSTSVVAVGYGSGDEAVAKLGVVGPTRMDYPGTMGAVRAVARYVGQILAES
- the dnaJ gene encoding molecular chaperone DnaJ; the encoded protein is MATDYYAVLGVRRDASQDEIKKAFRRLARELHPDVNPDPKTQERFKEINAAYEVLSDPQKKQVYDLGGDPLSASGGGGAGGFGQGGFGNFSDIMDAFFGTSSQRGPRSRTRRGQDAMIRLEIDLAEAAFGTTKDIQVDTAVVCTTCSGEGAAPGTSAQTCDMCRGRGEVSQVTRSFLGQVMTSRPCPQCQGFGTVVPTPCPECAGDGRIRSRRTLTVKIPAGVDNGTRIQLAGEGEVGPGGGPAGDLYVEIHELSHSVFQRRGDDLHCTVTIPMTAGALGTKVPLETLDGLEEVDIRPGTQSGQSVPLHGRGITHLRGGGRGDLIVHVEVMTPTKLDPEQERLLRDLAKMRGEERPTGQFQPGQQGLFSRLKDAFNGR